One Rhizoctonia solani chromosome 1, complete sequence DNA window includes the following coding sequences:
- a CDS encoding Retrotransposon gag protein, whose product MPGLGKMGETNLAPSQTQSGWLAPSSRTHTPAPAAVPPHVYSPMSFDHMSDQELLNMVAQNMIVLKKSSHNYKEHRDQSRNQHIFYSNQIQGAAASIQAVQDQLLHQSSSCSTAPLPPPPPSGTATTINPPPTSSNSDLKFAKPNKFSGKKEDALNFIIACQAYIRAKGANRSQEEKILWVTLYFEGAAEDWVRPYKERKVFRGEAVPLLENINTFWAEFTKHYVDTNCNKKYRQKWNNLRQKASVQEYTREFQQYSVSLGYSDETLRNKYYDGLKNEIKDIMLSTMFQWRCATAQQVYDKAEEIANHIESTRLSNPSVSTVRATTAVSTSTPNPTPAHTRLNVGDNVYMIDPTTCRAKKGAITSIVRTTSGNMPNVRWNGETKDTMIPFPSLKKDKRPAAAAPVRPTIAPTPVLASSSKGPGPMDLDGRGFANLICHICGGKGHFARNCPSKPMSGHVANVEWSWERPKEESCIEVISDEEELGKGKAKAN is encoded by the exons atgcctggtttgggcaaGATGGGAGAGACTAATTTGGCTCCTTCTCAAACCCAATCAGGGTGGTTGGCCCCATCCTCTCGAACACACACTCCTGCCCCTGCGGCTGTGCCAcctcatgtatattcccCTATGTCCTTTGACCATATGTCTGATCAAGAATTATTAAACATGGTTGcccaaaatatgattgttCTAAAAAAGAGTTCTCACAACTACAAG gaaCACCGCGATCAGTCACGTAATCAACATATTTTTTATTCAAACCAAATCCAAGGGGCGGCGGCATCCATccaggctgtgcaagatcagcttcttcatcaatcttcctcttgctccacagccccacttccaccacccccACCTTCTGGCACTGCCACCACTATCAATCCCCCACCTACGTCTTCTAATTCCGATTtgaaatttgccaagccaaACAAGTTTAGTGGCAAGAAAGAAGACGCCCTCAATTTTATCATTGCCTGCCAGGCTTACATAAGGGCAAAGGGAGCAAACCGGTCCCAGGAAGAAAAAATTTTGTGGGTAACATTGTATTTTGAAGGAGCAGCAGAAGATTGGGTACGCCCctacaaggaaaggaaggtgttcagggGAGAAGCGGTCCCCTTATTGGAAAACATCAATACATTTTGGGCTGAATTCACTAAACATTATGTGGACACTAATTGCAACAAGAAGTATcgccaaaaatggaataacTTGCGGCAGAAGGCTTCAGTCCAGGAATACACTCGGGAATTCCAACAATATTCTGTGTCCTTGGGTTATAGTGATGAAACCTTGCGCAATAAGTACTATGACGGCCTTAAAAATGAAATCAAAGATATTATGTTGTCaactatgttccaatggcgttgTGCTACAGCCCAACAGGTCTATGACAAGGCAGAAGAAATTGCTAACCACATTGAATCTACGCGCCTATCCAACCCCTCTGTCTCCACTGTTCGTGCTACTACTGCTGTCTCCACTTCCACTCCCAACCCCACTCCCGCTCACACTCGTCTCAACGTTGGGGACAATGTCTACATGATTGATCCCACTActtgccgcgccaagaaaggcgccaTCACCTCAATTGTACGCACCACTTCTGGCAATATGCCCAACGTCAGGTGGAATGGGGAAACCAAGGACACAatgatcccattcccatctctcaaaaaagacaaacgtcctgctgctgctgcaccTGTTAGGCCCACTATTGCTCCCACTCCTGTCTTGGCCTCAAGTTCTAAaggcccaggccccatggATCTTGACGGGAGGGGTTTTGCAAACCTTATCTGCCATATATGCGGCGGTAAAGGCCACTTTGCACGAAATTGCccttctaagcccatgtctggacatgtggccaatgttgaatggtcttgggaaaggcctaaagaagaaagttgTATTGAAGTAAtttctgatgaggaagagttgggaaaaggaaaagccaaggccaactaa
- a CDS encoding kinase domain protein, whose protein sequence is MDNHLQNTYDILSSDEKRSGVEERWVSFQPYLLSKGYRLRPRYQPNWVPSWKTNTDLCVSDCEDSKDSMPVRVLDATRAADNLQVIIKMLVPEQTEGQNELAVLERFSSPELKDHPDNHVVRCLDSFPIPGEQSGYFIVMPLLGGYRDPPFRTLAEVHDFLQQIFKGLIFMHENSTVHCDIASANIMMDSRPLYNEPFHPVYQTLSLDIQRRIYPKYSRLEKRVRYYFIDMGFATWFPDPSVPRLLTGKLARILAPEQKINQPYDPFLVDIYQLGTVIKQDLIPLNKTLDLLKLLAEEMTRSDPSARPTLAHAQRTMNTAFLGLSG, encoded by the exons ATGGATAATCACCTGCAAAACACTTATGATATCCTCTCAAGCGACGAAAAACGGTCTGGCGTTGAGGAAAGATGGGTTTCCTTCCAACCGTACCTTCTTTCCAAAGGCTACCGACTCCGACCACGCTACCAACCCAACTGGGTTCCCTCATGGAAGACTAATACTGACTTGTGCGTGTCGGACTGTGAGGATAGCAAAGATTCCATG CCGGTGCGAGTGCTTGATGCGACCAGAGCAGCGGACAATCTCCAGGTTATCATCAAAATGTTGGTGCCCGAGCAGACAGAAGGCCAAAACGAATTAGCTGTGCTCGAACGTTTTAGTTCCCCGGAACTCAAAGACCATCCAGACAATCATGTAGTGCGATGTTTAGACTCGTTTCCCATACCTGGCGAGCAATCCGGCTATTTCATTGTGATGCCGTTGCTTGGAGGATATCGTGACCCACCCTTCAGAACCCTTGCGGAAGTACACGATTTCCTACAACAGATTTTCAAG GGCCTGATATTCATGCACGAGAACAGCACCGTACACTG TGATATAGCATCAGCCAACATAATGATGGACTCCCGTCCTCTATACAACGAACCGTTTCATCCAGTATATCAAACACTCTCCCTTGATATCCAACGTAGAATATACCCCAAGTACTCCCGGCTCGAGAAGCGTGTACGATACTATTTCATTGACATGGGTTTCGCAACGTGGTTCCCTGATCCAAGCGTACCACGTCTGCTGACCGGAAAACTGGCACGAATATTAGCGCCGGAGCAAAAGATTAATCAACCATACGATCCGTTCTTAGTGGACATTTACCAACTTGGTACAGTTATCAAACAAGACCTTATACCA TTGAACAAAACACTGGACCTTCTCAAACTACTCGCAGAGGAGATGACTCGTTCGGACCCGTCCGCCCGTCCGACCCTCGCACATGCTCAGCGAACAATGAACACTGCATTCCTCGGGCTGAGTGGA TAG
- a CDS encoding Retrotransposable element Tf2 protein has product MVHFIPMQFTASAIDIANIFITYIWKLHGLPKSTVSDRGPTFNAKFICHLYKRLDIKPTYSTAYHPQTDGQTECIQREAKIFLCMFGNHCQSDWVSLLPLAKFALNNLKQTSTGKSLFQTCYRYNPRFSAGQKSEEMVPNVDKHTEFLEKRL; this is encoded by the coding sequence ATGGTTCACTTCATTCCTATGCAATTCACAGCATCTGCTATTGACATTGCTAATATTTTCATAACCTACATCTGGAAACTTCATGGCCTACCAAAAAGCACGGTATCAGATAGAGGCCCTACTTTCAATGCCAAATTTATTTGTCATCTGtataaaaggctggacattAAACCCACATACTctacagcctaccacccccaaACAGATGGTCAGACTGAATGCATACAGAGAGAGGCCAAAATCTTCCTTTgtatgtttgggaatcattgccaATCTGATTGGGTATCATTGTTACCTTTGGCCAAGTTTGCTCTAAACAACCTAAAACAAACCTCTACTGGCAAATCTCTGTTCCAAACATGCTACAGGTACAATCCAAGGTTCTCAGCTGGCCAGAAATCAGAAGAAATGGTCCCCAATGTGGACAAACACACAGAGTTCCTGGAAAAAAGGTTATGA